CGCTGAAGGACGCCCTCACGAAATATCAGAAGAAACAAGAACAGCCAATTGCAGAACATCGTGCTGATTCTACGAGGTCAAAAGAAATAACCGGGCTGAAGCATTTCATCGACAAAGGAGTTTTTACCGAAGTTGCCAATTATTCAGATTTCGCCAACAAACGAACCATGGTCCTGGACAAAGGGGAGCGCTCGATGGAAATCGCTCTCGAACTGACCAACCAAACACCGCGCGTCATCTTCGTAACGAAAAGCAAGCAGCTTTCAACCGGTGGAGCTGCAGATAGATTGAAGGCATCGCCGGTCAGAATTCTGTACGAATCCGAAATATTGGAGATAAGCGGTCTGAACACGGTCGAAAAAGTCATCATCCATGATCTTAACGAAGATGAGGAATATGAGCTATTCGTCGACAGCGTCATTACTCTCGATTGAAATGCGAAGGGCCGCTTCTATGCAGTGAGCGAAAAAGATGAGGAAATCGACCCGCTTTAAGATATCAGGAATGACCTGCGCAACCTGCGCCGAGACGATTAAGACCGCTCTCCTAAAACGGACTGGCGTCGAAAACGTGCAAGTGAACCTCCTTACGGAGACTGCGCTTGTCGATTATGATGATAAAAAGGTCACAGCCCCTGAGCTCGAACGAGCAATAACTGAAGCCGGCTATGGTATCCAAACCGAGAATGCGGTCCTGAAGATCGGTGGCATGACATGCGCAACCTGCGTAGCCACAATCGAAAATGCACTCAGAAAAACGAATGGAACCGCAAGTGTCAACGTGAATCTGGGTGCGGAGAAAGCATACGTTTCGTTCAATCCAACCATGACCAGCATCCCGGATTTGAGAAAGGCGATCGAAGACGCCGGATATCAATACCTGGGACTGGAGGGTGAAGACACTGCTGAGCTGGAGCAGATGGCCCGGAAAAAGGATCTAAGAGGAAAACGCAACAGGTTCATCATCGGTTTTGCCGTAAGCATACCGCTGATGATCATCATGTATCTACACATAAGGACCCCCTTCCCCATGGCGTATTTGATGCTCGTAGTATCAACACCACCATTCATCTATGTCAGCCTACCCATCTTCAAAGCGGCATACCGCGCTTTGCGTAATCGCAATCTGAATATGGATGTTATGTACTCTATGGGGATAGGAGTGGCATACATTTCGAGCCTGCTCGGCACATTCGAATTGATTCTATCGAGGGACTTCCTGTTCTACGAGACGGCTCTGATGCTCTCTTCTTTTTTGACCTTTGGCAGATATCTTGAAGCGCGTGCCAAAGGCAAGACTTCTGAAGCGATCAAGAAATTGGTTGGATTGCAGCCAAAGAAAGCAACTGTCATCAAAATGGGTATAGAAACAACAATACCGATCGAGGATGTGGTAATCGACAACGAAGTCATCGTGAAACCCGGTGAACGAATCCCGGTCGACGGCATTGTCACGCAAGGATCCAGCTATGTTGACGAATCCATGATAACTGGTGAGCCTATACCAGCATTGAAGAAAGAGCACTCCAATGTCGTCGGGGGTACGATAAACAAGAATGGCGTTCTCAGGATAAAAGCAACTCGCGTCGGCAAGGACACGGTTCTTGCCCAAATAATAAACCTGGTCGAGACTGCACAGGGTGCGAAACCGCCGGTCCAGAGAATCGCCGATCGAGTGGTGAGCTATTTCATACCCTCTGTATTGGCGATCGCCTTGCTTTCTTTCATAGTGTGGTATTTCTTTGCTGGATATACGCTGCTTTTCGCACTGACCAGATTGATATCGGTACTGGTGATCGCCTGTCCATGCGCGTTGGGCCTGGCTACACCAACTGCCGTAACCGTTGGCATAGGCCGCGGTGCAGAACTGGGTATTTTGATAAGAAATGGAGAGGCACTGGAGTTATCAGAAAAGATCACCACAATGATCTTTGACAAAACGGGAACTTTGACCAAAGGTCGGCCAGAAGTCACCGACCTGATCGCCCTGGAAACTACAGAGGAAAGACTTCTGGGCATTACGGCGAGTCTTGAGAAGAATTCGGGGCATCCACTTGCAGAAGCAGTTGTTAGATACGCGACCAGCAAAAACACCCAGATAGAAAGTGTCAAAGACTTTGACACGATCGAAGGCAAGGGGGTCAAAGGAATCCTCGATGGCAAGGTAACACTCGCCGGAAATCGGGTCTTCATGGATGAAAATGGGGTAAGATACGACAACAAGATCGATGACACGATAACTTCGCTTGAAGAAAATGGCAAGAGCCTCATTTATGTCGCCCAGGATTCATTTTTATTGGGCCTTGTGGGAGTTGCTGACACGATCAAGGAAGAAACATCTGCCGCAATTGACCAACTGCGCAAACTGGGTCTTGAGTTAATAATGGTCACCGGAGATAACGAACGGGCTGCCAATGCGATAGCACACAAAATAGGCATCGATAGAGTACTGGCGGGAGTACTACCTGCAGAAAAAGCGGCTGAGGTTAAGCGCATACAGACAGAAGGCAAACTGGTCTCCTTTGTAGGCGATGGCATAAACGACGCCCCGGCATTGGCCC
The candidate division WOR-3 bacterium genome window above contains:
- a CDS encoding heavy metal translocating P-type ATPase, giving the protein MRKSTRFKISGMTCATCAETIKTALLKRTGVENVQVNLLTETALVDYDDKKVTAPELERAITEAGYGIQTENAVLKIGGMTCATCVATIENALRKTNGTASVNVNLGAEKAYVSFNPTMTSIPDLRKAIEDAGYQYLGLEGEDTAELEQMARKKDLRGKRNRFIIGFAVSIPLMIIMYLHIRTPFPMAYLMLVVSTPPFIYVSLPIFKAAYRALRNRNLNMDVMYSMGIGVAYISSLLGTFELILSRDFLFYETALMLSSFLTFGRYLEARAKGKTSEAIKKLVGLQPKKATVIKMGIETTIPIEDVVIDNEVIVKPGERIPVDGIVTQGSSYVDESMITGEPIPALKKEHSNVVGGTINKNGVLRIKATRVGKDTVLAQIINLVETAQGAKPPVQRIADRVVSYFIPSVLAIALLSFIVWYFFAGYTLLFALTRLISVLVIACPCALGLATPTAVTVGIGRGAELGILIRNGEALELSEKITTMIFDKTGTLTKGRPEVTDLIALETTEERLLGITASLEKNSGHPLAEAVVRYATSKNTQIESVKDFDTIEGKGVKGILDGKVTLAGNRVFMDENGVRYDNKIDDTITSLEENGKSLIYVAQDSFLLGLVGVADTIKEETSAAIDQLRKLGLELIMVTGDNERAANAIAHKIGIDRVLAGVLPAEKAAEVKRIQTEGKLVSFVGDGINDAPALAQADVGIAIGTGTDIAIESGDIILMQGEIIDAAAAIQLGRKVMSRIKQNLFWAFAYNTALIPVAAGVLYPLFKIAFRPELAGFAMAMSSVTVVTLSLLLKRYLPTAKRVKMKGSSNAAAK